The Nitrosopumilus cobalaminigenes genome contains a region encoding:
- a CDS encoding branched-chain amino acid transaminase, with translation MGLPLSKYVWFDGKYVPTEKAQVPITTHAIHYGTSIFEGIRAYWNGKNLNVFRLDEHVKRFRRSGQFYNISLNFSDDEITNAIIGICKKNKIKKSCYIRPFYFVGDYGINLHVTEKAPTNVAIFTFPFGDLFNKNGITAGVVSWRKFSDMSTPPQAKMGGNYLNSIIATQEAKRNGFDEAILLDHNGNVSEAPGENIFIIRNGQLVTPSLASSALEGITRDAIIKIGKDLDLDVIERDITRSELIISEEIFLTGTAAEITPIIKMDSKKIGNGRPGDITKKMMQEYTEIVMNKNDDYSHWLTEVY, from the coding sequence ATGGGACTTCCACTTTCAAAATACGTATGGTTTGATGGAAAGTATGTACCTACAGAAAAAGCACAAGTTCCAATAACCACACATGCAATTCATTATGGTACATCAATTTTTGAGGGAATCAGGGCATATTGGAATGGGAAAAATCTCAATGTGTTTAGATTGGATGAACATGTAAAACGATTTAGAAGATCGGGGCAATTTTACAATATTTCACTAAATTTTTCTGATGATGAAATTACTAATGCAATCATTGGTATTTGTAAAAAAAATAAAATAAAAAAATCTTGTTACATCAGACCATTTTATTTTGTTGGAGATTATGGAATTAATCTACATGTAACTGAAAAAGCACCTACCAATGTTGCAATCTTTACATTTCCATTCGGAGATTTATTCAACAAAAATGGAATTACTGCAGGGGTAGTATCTTGGAGAAAATTCTCAGACATGTCAACACCGCCACAGGCAAAAATGGGTGGAAATTATCTAAATTCAATTATTGCAACTCAAGAGGCAAAAAGAAATGGATTTGATGAAGCCATATTGCTTGATCATAACGGAAATGTCAGTGAGGCACCTGGTGAAAATATTTTCATTATAAGAAATGGTCAGTTAGTTACACCATCACTTGCTTCATCTGCACTAGAAGGAATTACTCGTGATGCTATTATCAAAATTGGGAAAGACTTGGATCTAGATGTAATTGAAAGAGACATTACTAGAAGTGAATTAATCATTTCTGAAGAAATCTTTCTTACAGGTACTGCAGCTGAGATAACGCCAATTATCAAAATGGATTCAAAGAAAATTGGGAATGGAAGACCAGGAGATATTACAAAAAAGATGATGCAAGAATATACTGAGATAGTAATGAACAAAAACGATGACTATTCTCATTGGTTAACTGAGGTTTATTAA
- a CDS encoding isocitrate lyase/PEP mutase family protein — translation MLKSKKPLVIPGVYDALGAKIAQKVGFDAMFQTGYGTSATLFGMPDYGFIGATETVDNARRICRAASIPVIVDSDTGYGNALSVWKLVKELESAGASGIFLEDQKWPKRCGHMQGKDVVSQEEYTEKLSAAIDARESKDFIIVARTDARATKGLDEAIERGKQNKKTGADAVFVEAPRSIDEMKKIGKEINAPLVANMIEGGATPLSSAEILSGMGFNIVLYPLSVLYANTFATMNILLELKKTGNTSKYKQKVVNFDQFNDLVELPKFRKMEKKYEKSKK, via the coding sequence AAAATCAAAAAAACCACTGGTAATTCCAGGTGTTTATGATGCACTAGGTGCAAAAATTGCTCAAAAAGTTGGATTTGATGCAATGTTCCAAACGGGATATGGAACATCTGCAACATTATTCGGAATGCCAGACTATGGATTTATCGGAGCAACTGAAACTGTAGATAATGCTAGAAGGATTTGTAGAGCTGCATCAATTCCAGTTATTGTAGATTCAGATACAGGATATGGAAATGCATTAAGCGTATGGAAATTAGTAAAAGAATTAGAATCAGCAGGAGCATCAGGTATTTTCCTAGAGGATCAAAAATGGCCTAAGCGATGTGGACACATGCAAGGAAAAGACGTAGTTTCTCAAGAAGAATATACAGAGAAACTATCTGCTGCAATTGATGCTAGAGAAAGTAAAGATTTCATCATTGTTGCAAGAACAGATGCTAGAGCAACTAAAGGATTAGATGAAGCCATTGAACGGGGTAAACAAAATAAAAAGACAGGTGCTGATGCAGTTTTTGTTGAAGCTCCAAGATCAATAGATGAAATGAAAAAAATTGGAAAAGAGATCAATGCACCACTTGTTGCAAATATGATTGAGGGTGGAGCTACACCATTGAGTTCTGCTGAAATATTAAGTGGAATGGGATTCAATATTGTTCTATATCCATTGTCAGTTCTATACGCAAATACATTTGCAACAATGAATATTTTACTAGAATTAAAGAAAACTGGAAACACATCAAAGTACAAACAAAAAGTGGTGAATTTTGATCAGTTTAACGACTTGGTTGAACTTCCAAAGTTTAGAAAGATGGAAAAAAAATACGAAAAATCTAAGAAATAA
- a CDS encoding HEAT repeat domain-containing protein, whose protein sequence is MQILVFNDNLKLKGDFLIKLKIFEKFEPLLTRKKEISQNLENISKVLELGSSKEKIKILETLDNIDNPEILEKIISKLDDDDVEVRGEAFSSLILNKNKISDFLITSLDAANKNIRGFTSLVLANRNETDAIPEIIKLAKDERSMVRSCALGALGHLKAQEAKEIFLEGLSDTNLEVKKSALQAIIDLKISISDEKIRDILKEKDHEIEKMISLIKK, encoded by the coding sequence ATGCAGATTTTGGTATTTAACGATAATTTAAAGCTAAAAGGGGATTTTCTAATTAAATTAAAAATTTTTGAAAAATTTGAACCATTATTAACTAGAAAGAAGGAAATTAGTCAGAACTTGGAAAATATTTCAAAAGTTTTAGAATTGGGAAGCAGTAAAGAAAAAATCAAAATTTTAGAAACGTTAGATAATATCGATAATCCAGAAATTTTAGAAAAAATTATTTCTAAGTTAGATGATGACGATGTTGAAGTTAGGGGGGAAGCATTTAGTTCTCTCATTTTAAATAAAAATAAAATTTCAGATTTTTTAATTACTAGTTTGGATGCTGCGAATAAAAACATTAGAGGCTTTACATCACTAGTATTAGCAAATAGAAATGAAACTGATGCAATTCCTGAAATAATTAAACTTGCAAAAGATGAACGCTCTATGGTTAGATCATGTGCGTTAGGAGCTTTAGGACATCTAAAAGCTCAAGAAGCAAAAGAAATTTTCCTTGAAGGGTTATCTGATACTAATTTGGAAGTAAAAAAAAGTGCTTTGCAAGCAATAATTGATTTAAAAATTTCAATTTCAGATGAAAAAATCAGAGATATTTTAAAAGAAAAAGATCATGAAATTGAAAAAATGATTTCTTTAATAAAAAAATAA
- a CDS encoding FAD-binding oxidoreductase yields MVVDNKATVTYVQLLKEDLVIIRLVPKEGPVPEYKAGQFITLGLPNPVENGKIVRRAYSIASHPENRDYIELVIRWVRKPLPGRLTTQIFNVKEGDEILWLKPTGRALLINEELTNGEKDTRRIVCIGGGTGLAPFVSFAQHLHDSGDKREIVVLHGASYVDELSYKDLLTDLENESIAKGKDQWNFRYRAAISRPQEWFNRSWAGQVGRVETFLRPRDGGLSPLEELIGDKITKENTIFYVCGWQGTIDGVMDFLNPKGFVTEHDKREDGSFEVKYESYG; encoded by the coding sequence ATGGTCGTAGATAACAAAGCAACTGTCACTTATGTTCAATTATTAAAAGAAGATCTTGTAATTATTAGATTAGTTCCAAAAGAGGGTCCTGTTCCGGAATACAAAGCAGGTCAATTCATCACATTGGGATTGCCAAATCCGGTAGAAAATGGAAAAATTGTAAGACGAGCATATTCAATTGCATCACATCCAGAAAATAGAGATTATATTGAATTAGTTATCAGATGGGTAAGAAAACCACTTCCTGGAAGATTAACCACACAAATTTTTAATGTAAAAGAAGGGGATGAAATTCTTTGGTTGAAACCAACAGGTAGAGCATTACTAATTAATGAGGAATTAACAAATGGTGAAAAAGATACTAGACGAATTGTTTGTATTGGTGGAGGAACAGGTTTAGCCCCATTCGTAAGCTTTGCACAACATCTTCATGATTCAGGAGATAAACGAGAAATCGTAGTTTTGCACGGAGCAAGTTATGTTGATGAACTAAGTTACAAAGATTTGCTTACTGATCTTGAAAACGAGAGTATTGCAAAAGGCAAAGATCAATGGAATTTTAGATACAGAGCTGCAATCAGTAGACCACAAGAATGGTTTAACAGATCATGGGCAGGTCAAGTAGGAAGAGTTGAAACATTCCTAAGACCAAGAGATGGAGGACTTTCACCATTAGAGGAATTAATTGGTGATAAAATTACTAAAGAGAATACAATATTCTATGTTTGTGGATGGCAAGGAACCATTGACGGCGTAATGGACTTTTTGAATCCTAAAGGCTTTGTTACAGAACACGATAAACGTGAAGATGGAAGCTTTGAAGTTAAATACGAATCATACGGATAG
- a CDS encoding Gfo/Idh/MocA family protein, producing MKIVQIGTGGWGKNHTRILSQLGVLVAVCDADSQKSKEYGEKYSVNHYESLDELLNREDFDGAFVVTPTSTHSTIARKLLEAKKHVFVEKPMTYESEEGQNLAKLADKNKVILTCGYIERFNPAVDVVKKMVKDKKYGELVMLEFHRENRMPLHIKDVGIIYDTSVHDIDTANWLFDDMPQVVFARAGKIKHEHEDFASIMLGYKNDKVAIISSNWITPKKLRKFNAVCTDAIISSDFISQEIIIEKDEESETVQNEKQEPLLLEIQSFLGAIEGNNEQVVKSQEAVNVTKIAEAALLSSQKGIPIYLDLK from the coding sequence ATGAAAATTGTTCAAATTGGAACCGGCGGATGGGGGAAAAATCATACCAGAATTCTATCTCAATTAGGAGTGCTAGTAGCAGTATGTGATGCAGATTCTCAAAAAAGTAAAGAATATGGAGAAAAGTATTCAGTTAATCATTATGAATCACTAGATGAATTACTAAACAGAGAAGATTTTGATGGAGCTTTTGTTGTAACTCCCACATCAACTCACTCTACAATTGCAAGAAAACTGTTAGAAGCAAAAAAACATGTATTTGTAGAAAAACCAATGACCTACGAATCTGAAGAGGGTCAAAATCTTGCAAAACTAGCAGACAAAAACAAAGTGATTCTAACTTGTGGATATATTGAGAGATTTAATCCTGCAGTTGATGTAGTGAAAAAAATGGTCAAAGATAAAAAATATGGCGAATTGGTAATGCTTGAATTTCACAGAGAAAACAGAATGCCTCTTCATATCAAAGATGTAGGAATAATCTATGATACATCAGTTCATGATATAGATACTGCAAATTGGTTGTTTGATGATATGCCACAAGTTGTATTTGCAAGAGCTGGGAAAATTAAACATGAACATGAAGATTTTGCAAGTATTATGCTAGGATACAAAAATGACAAAGTTGCGATAATTTCATCAAATTGGATAACACCGAAAAAATTAAGAAAATTCAACGCAGTATGTACTGATGCAATTATTTCATCTGATTTTATTAGCCAAGAGATAATTATAGAAAAAGATGAAGAGTCAGAAACAGTTCAAAATGAAAAACAAGAACCATTGTTACTTGAAATTCAAAGCTTTCTAGGAGCTATTGAAGGGAATAATGAACAAGTAGTCAAATCACAAGAAGCAGTCAACGTAACTAAGATTGCTGAAGCTGCACTTTTATCTAGTCAAAAAGGAATTCCTATCTATCTGGATCTAAAATGA
- a CDS encoding DNA-binding protein has translation MSNETRDTVFIGKKPLMAYVTSTLIQLANLPSVNIKARGLSIGRAVDVAQIIARKTENAGYSIGEIKIGSESLESQDGRTRNVSTIEIEVKRNTN, from the coding sequence ATGTCAAATGAAACCAGAGACACCGTATTCATTGGTAAGAAACCATTGATGGCATATGTAACATCAACGCTAATTCAATTGGCAAACTTACCTTCCGTCAACATCAAAGCTAGAGGACTCAGCATTGGACGTGCTGTCGATGTAGCTCAAATCATTGCAAGAAAGACAGAAAATGCAGGCTACTCTATCGGAGAAATAAAAATTGGCTCAGAATCATTAGAGTCACAAGACGGTAGAACAAGAAACGTTTCAACTATAGAAATTGAAGTAAAGAGAAATACAAATTAA